A genomic window from Salvelinus namaycush isolate Seneca chromosome 21, SaNama_1.0, whole genome shotgun sequence includes:
- the cat gene encoding catalase, which translates to MADYRGKATDQMKLWKEGRSAQRPDTLTTGAGHPVGDKLNIMTTGPQGPLLVQDTPFIDEMSHFDRERIPERVVHAKGGGAFGYFEVTHDISRYCKAKVFEHVGKTTPIAIRFSTVAGESGSADTVRDPRGFAVKFYTDEGNWDLTGNNTPIFFIRDAMLFPSFIHSQKRNPQTHLKDPDMVWDFWSLRPECMHQVSFLFSDRGLPDGFRHMNGYGSHTFKLVNAEGQPVYCKFHYKTDQGIKNMKPEDAEHLASTDPDYAIRDLYTSIANGNFPSWSFYIQVMTFEQAEKFQWNPFDLTKVWSHEEYPLIPVGRLVLNRNPANYFAEIEQLAFDPSNMPPGIEPSPDKMLQGRLFSYPDTHRHRLGANYLQLPVNCPFRTRVANYQRDGPMCMFDNQAGAPNYFPNSFSAPETQPQHVETRFKVSPDVGRYNSTDDDNVTQVRTFFTKVLNEEERQRLCQNMAGALKGAQVFIQKRWVQNLMAVHADYGNGVQARLNDAEPKKDAVRVYTLGGATAITASSKM; encoded by the exons ATGGCTGATTATAGAGGGAAAGCAACCGATCAAATGAAGCTATGGAAAGAGGGCCGAAGCGCTCAG AGGCCAGACACCCTGACCACAGGGGCTGGTCACCCGGTAGGGGACAAGCTGAATATAATGACCACAGGTCCCCAGGGGCCCCTCCTGGTGCAGGACACCCCGTTCATAGATGAGATGTCACACTTCGACCGTGAGCGCATCCCAGAGAGGGTGGTGCACGCCAAGGGAGGCG GAGCGTTCGGGTACTTTGAGGTGACACATGACATCTCTCGCTACTGCAAGGCCAAGGTGTTTGAGCATGTGGGCAAGACCACACCTATCGCCATCCGCTTCTCCACTGTGG CTGGAGAATCGGGCTCAGCCGACACAGTGAGAGACCCACGTGGCTTTGCAGTCAAGTTCTACACTGACGAGGGCAACTGGGACCTTACTGGCAACAACACCCCCATATTCTTTATCAGGGACGCCATGCTG TTCCCATCCTTTATCCACTCTCAGAAGCGCAACCCCCAGACTCACCTAAAGGACCCAGACATGGTGTGGGACTTCTGGAGCCTGCGGCCTGAGTGTATGCATCAG GTGTCCTTCCTATTCAGTGACCGTGGTCTGCCTGACGGCTTCCGCCACATGAACGGCTACGGCTCCCACACCTTCAAGCTGGTCAACGCCGAGGGTCAGCCCGTCTACTGCAAGTTCCATTACAAG ACCGACCAGGGCATCAAGAACATGAAACCTGAGGACGCCGAGCACCTGGCTTCCACCGACCCGGACTACGCCATCCGAGACCTTTACACCTCCATCGCCAACGGCAACTTCCCCTCCTGGTCCTTTTACATCCAGGTCATGACCTTTGAGCAGGCAGAGAAGTTCCAGTGGAACCCCTTTGACCTGACCAAG GTGTGGTCTCACGAGGAGTACCCCCTCATTCCTGTGGGGAGGTTGGTGCTCAACAGAAACCCTGCCAACTACTTTGCCGAGATCGAGCAGCTAGCCTTTGACCCCAGCAACATGCCCCCGGGCATCGAGCCCAGCCCTGACAAGATGCTGCAGGGGCGTCTGTTCTCCTACCCAGACACACACCGGCACCGGCTGGGCGCCAACTACCTGCAGCTGCCTGTCAACTGCCCCTTCAGGACCCGTGTGGCTAACTACCAGCGAGATGGGCCCATGTGCATGTTTGACAACCAGGCTGGAGCTCCCAACTACTTCCCCAACAGCTTCAGTGCTCCAGAGACCCAGCCCCAGCACGTGGAGACCAGATTTAAGGTGTCCCCAGATGTGGGTCGCTACAACAGTACTGACGACGACAACGTCACACAG GTGCGTACCTTCTTCACTAAGGTGCTGAACGAGGAGGAGCGTCAGAGGCTTTGTCAGAATATGGCTGGTGCCCTGAAGGGAGCCCAAGTCTTCATCCAGAAACGCTGG GTTCAGAACCTGATGGCTGTGCATGCAGACTATGGAAACGGGGTCCAGGCCCGACTCAACGATGCCGAGCCCAAGAAG GACGCTGTGAGAGTGTATACCCTTGGAGGAGCCACTGCCATCACTGCCTCCTCCAAGATGTGA